The following are encoded in a window of Oncorhynchus mykiss isolate Arlee chromosome 11, USDA_OmykA_1.1, whole genome shotgun sequence genomic DNA:
- the LOC110535232 gene encoding B-cell receptor CD22 isoform X1: protein MACPENMFFLIVLFISGVLACFGRRDLITTMPDRLDVLTGSCVQIPCSFDVPEQKKNEYNSTILTSGVWIKENSNFGGRLDNVIFNSSKTVNRYQGEITGNMSQKNCTTVFFNVTTSYSDIYFFRIESQPYLATDPDESVNIVVSDLPSSPIITVSGEVKEGTPVSLNCSAVAPCPEHPPELTWTLPTQFTPENQLQENPDRTNSVLSTVTFTPSYLHHEKNITCTSVYPVGTSNKRAEHNMMLNVSFSPKDTLASISPADSVSVGSCVNLTCSSTANPPVTNFTWFQISGGKTTQVASGQSYFLNVTAGDRGLYYCEGRNSHGCGKSNEVQLAIKGQEESKTSGVGFWFLVSGVAAGTLGAILLISLISLFVWRRNSRLHDGLERTDSPQGQNSPVGTVCTNQATAGEEPEEPAEDQPEEIHYGDIDFSKLQTKETPAAAQDRVQGQESEYAEVNVTGSRAQLPPLNNLDGLYAQVNKISAC, encoded by the exons ATGGCTTGTCCTGAGAACATGTTTTTTCTCATTGTCCTCTTTATATCAG GTGTTCTGGCCTGCTTTGGTCGAAGAGATTTGATCACCACAATGCCAGATAGACTGGATGTACTGACGGGCTCCTGTGTGCAAATCCCATGTTCATTTGATGTTCCTGAACAAAAAAAGAATGAATATAACAGCACAATACTAACCTCTGGAGTGTGGATTAAAGAAAACTCAAACTTTGGTGGGCGTCTGGACAATGTGATATTTAACAGTAGTAAGACGGTCAACAGATATCAAGGGGAGATAACTGGAAACATGTCCCAGAAGAACTGCACCACAGTCTTCTTCAATGTAACCACCAGTTACTCTGATATATACTTCTTCAGGATTGAGAGTCAACCATACCTTGCAACAGATCCTGATGAGTCTGTTAATATAGTTGTCAGTG ATTTGCCTTCCAGTCCCATCATTACTGTCTCAGGTGAGGTGAAGGAAGGGACCCCTGTAAGCTTGAACTGCTCTGCTGTCGCTCCCTGTCCTGAACAcccccctgagctgacatggaCTCTCCCAACACAGTTCACACCTGAGAACCAACTGCAGGAGAATCCAGACCGAACCAATTCAGTTCTCTCCACGGTGACCTTCACTCCGTCATACCTTCATCATGAGAAGAACATCACTTGTACCTCAGTCTACCCAGTAGGGACAAGCAACAAGAGAGCTGAACATAACATGATGCTTAACGTTTCAT tctctcctaaggacacattggcctccatcagtcCAGCTGATTCAGTATCAGTGGGCAGCTGTGTTAATCTGACCTGCAGCAGTACAGCCAACCCTCCTGTGACTAATTTCACCTGGTTCCAGATCAGTGGGGGTAAAACAACACAGGTTGCATCTGGACAGAGTTACTTCCTCAATGTGACTGCTGGTGATAGAGGACTGTACTACTGTGAAGGAAGAAATAGTCACGGCTGTGGGAAGTCGAATGAAGTGCAGCTGGCTATAAAAG GGCAAGAAGAGTCAAAAACCTCAGGGGTTGGTTTCTGGTTCCTGGTTTCTGGGGTTGCAGCAGGAACTCTGGGGGCCATTTTGCTTATCAGCCTGATCAGTCTTTTTGTATG GAGGAGAAACTCGAGGCTCCACGATGGACTTGAAAGGACAGACAGTCCACAGGGACAG AACTCCCCGGTTGGGACAGTGTGTACTAACCAGGCCACAGCCGGAGAGGAACCAGAGGAACCTGCAGAAGACCAGCCTGAAGAGATTCACTACGGTGACATAGACTTCTCCAAACTACAGACCAAAGAGACCCCAGCTGCAGCCCAGGACAGGGTCCAGGGACAGGAGAGTGAGTACGCTGAAGTCAACGTGACCGGTAGTAGGGCCCAGTTACCACCACTTAACAACCTAGATGGGCTTTATGCACAAGTCAATAAAATAAGTGCTTGTTAA
- the LOC110535232 gene encoding B-cell receptor CD22 isoform X2: MACSENMFFLIGLFMSGVLACFGERNLIATMPDRLDVLTGSCVQIPCSFDIDDPQKTFNSTILPSGVWIKGNPYFGGRPDRVIFNSSETVNRYQGEITGNMSQKNCTTVFFNVTTSYSDKYYLRIENGPFLATDPDKSVNIVVSDLPSSPIITVSGEVKEGTPVSLNCSAVAPCPEHPPELTWTLPTQFTPENQLQENSDQTKSVLSTVTFTPSYLHHEKNITCTAVYPVEASNKRAEHTMMLNVSFSPKDTLASISPADSASVGSCVNLTCSSTANPPVTNFTWFKISGGKRTQVASGQSYTLNVTSGNGELYYCEARNSHGCGKSNEVQLAIKGQEESKTSGVGFWFLVSGVAAGTLGAILLISLISLFVWRRNSRLHDGLERTDSPQGQNSPVGTVCTNQATAGEEPEEPAEDQPEEIHYGDIDFSKLQTKETPAAAQDRVQGQESEYAEVNVTGSRAQLPPLNNLDGLYAQVNKISAC, from the exons GTGTTTTGGCCTGTTTTGGTGAACGAAATTTGATCGCCACAATGCCAGATAGACTGGATGTACTGACTGGCTCCTGTGTGCAAATCCCATGTTCATTTGATATTGATGACCCACAGAAAACATTTAACAGCACAATACTACCCTCTGGAGTGTGGATTAAAGGAAACCCATACTTTGGTGGGCGTCCGGACAGAGTGATATTTAACAGTAGTGAGACGGTCAACAGATATCAAGGGGAGATAACTGGAAACATGTCACAGAAGAACTGCACCACAGTCTTCTTCAATGTAACCACCAGTTACTCTGATAAATACTACCTCAGGATTGAGAATGGACCATTCCTTGCAACAGATCCTGATAAGTCTGTTAATATAGTTGTCAGTG ATTTGCCTTCCAGTCCCATCATTACTGTCTCAGGTGAGGTGAAGGAAGGGACCCCTGTCAGTTTAAACTGCTCTGCTGTCGCTCCCTGTCCCGAACAcccccctgagctgacatggaCTCTCCCAACACAGTTCACACCTGAGAACCAACTGCAGGAGAATTCAGACCAAACCAAATCAGTTCTCTCCACGGTGACCTTCACTCCGTCATATCTTCATCATGAGAAGAACATCACTTGTACTGCAGTCTACCCAGTAGAGGCAAGCAACAAGAGAGCGGAACATACCATGATGCTTAACGTTTCAT tctctcctaagGACACCTTGGCCTCCATCAGTCCAGCTGATTCAGCATCAGTGGGCAGCTGTGTTAATCTGACCTGCAGCAGTACAGCCAACCCTCCTGTGACAAACTTCACCTGGTTCAAGATCAGTGGGGGTAAACGAACACAGGTAGCATCTGGACAGAGTTACACCCTCAATGTGACATCTGGTAATGGAGAACTGTACTACTGTGAAGCAAGAAATAGTCACGGCTGTGGGAAGTCGAATGAAGTGCAGCTGGCTATAAAAG GGCAAGAAGAGTCAAAAACCTCAGGGGTTGGTTTCTGGTTCCTGGTTTCTGGGGTTGCAGCAGGAACTCTGGGGGCCATTTTGCTTATCAGCCTGATCAGTCTTTTTGTATG GAGGAGAAACTCGAGGCTCCACGATGGACTTGAAAGGACAGACAGTCCACAGGGACAG AACTCCCCGGTTGGGACAGTGTGTACTAACCAGGCCACAGCCGGAGAGGAACCAGAGGAACCTGCAGAAGACCAGCCTGAAGAGATTCACTACGGTGACATAGACTTCTCCAAACTACAGACCAAAGAGACCCCAGCTGCAGCCCAGGACAGGGTCCAGGGACAGGAGAGTGAGTACGCTGAAGTCAACGTGACCGGTAGTAGGGCCCAGTTACCACCACTTAACAACCTAGATGGGCTTTATGCACAAGTCAATAAAATAAGTGCTTGTTAA